The proteins below are encoded in one region of Deinococcus sedimenti:
- a CDS encoding DUF3103 family protein, with amino-acid sequence MLLSRLLPVSLTLSLLLAACDQPTTPAPTTSAPATPGAAAPTVMATQARTNAALHTVARQLAATLTDPALRTLIAEQAALKFDGDTEVLYRTLAPLPAGGRTFAQALSSGVGAQALGDLTAQIPNLQVAVRGAAWDPARTVPWVAVAAEGGDEYAPVTAYDAQGRAHVLDGRVTPDVPVVVVGVNERVDATGAVPQQAPLPSPSISAQSCYQVKLVRLDLYDDMEPWTKGSAEIWVAVKGSGIGWHGQLTMVTEPGDYLDAIQVFGCTDGDVRFYWYEKDGSNFDFEISVGGYGFGIKIDDSNDFLGSTTMRKALFEGTTVDAVNLGNLKQYTH; translated from the coding sequence ATGCTGCTGTCCCGTCTTCTTCCCGTTTCCCTGACCCTCAGCCTCCTCCTGGCCGCCTGCGACCAGCCGACCACACCCGCACCGACCACATCCGCACCGGCCACACCTGGCGCCGCGGCGCCGACCGTCATGGCCACCCAGGCCCGGACGAACGCGGCGCTGCATACCGTCGCCCGGCAGCTCGCCGCGACCCTGACCGATCCGGCCCTGCGGACCCTCATCGCCGAACAGGCGGCGCTGAAGTTCGACGGGGACACCGAGGTCCTCTACCGCACGCTCGCGCCCCTGCCGGCCGGGGGGCGCACGTTCGCTCAGGCCCTGTCGTCCGGGGTGGGCGCCCAGGCCCTGGGTGACCTGACCGCACAGATTCCGAACCTGCAGGTGGCGGTGCGCGGCGCGGCGTGGGACCCGGCGCGGACCGTGCCGTGGGTGGCCGTGGCGGCCGAGGGCGGCGACGAGTACGCCCCGGTGACCGCGTACGACGCCCAGGGGCGCGCCCACGTGCTGGACGGGCGGGTCACGCCGGACGTGCCGGTCGTGGTGGTGGGCGTGAACGAACGGGTGGACGCCACGGGCGCCGTGCCGCAGCAGGCGCCGCTGCCGAGCCCGTCGATCTCCGCGCAGTCCTGCTATCAGGTGAAACTGGTGCGGCTGGACCTGTACGACGACATGGAGCCGTGGACCAAGGGCAGCGCGGAGATCTGGGTGGCCGTGAAGGGCAGCGGTATCGGCTGGCACGGTCAGTTGACCATGGTGACCGAACCCGGTGACTACCTGGACGCCATTCAGGTGTTCGGCTGCACCGACGGGGACGTGCGCTTCTACTGGTACGAGAAGGACGGATCGAATTTCGACTTCGAGATCAGCGTCGGCGGTTACGGCTTCGGCATCAAGATCGACGACAGCA